The Chanodichthys erythropterus isolate Z2021 chromosome 14, ASM2448905v1, whole genome shotgun sequence genome window below encodes:
- the gpr183a gene encoding G-protein coupled receptor 183-A isoform X2 → MKMVAATNSTHNDSDICTNLYDHRSWAQYFLPALYSLICIVGLLGNLLALHVIWPNLKKINSTTLYSANLVMSDILFSFALPLRVAYYAMGFHWPMGEGLCKAVALLFYINMYAGVNFMTCLSVDRFIAVVLPLRFSRFRKVQKVKYICVAVWVVVLMQTLPLLSMPMTNNEQSGFITCMEYPNFEKIDNLPVMLIGAVLLGFGLPVITILVCYSALCSKLRLLARSNKLTEKSGRSRKAIGVICTVILVFVVCYSPYHIDLLQYMIRKLRYKPDCSELHDFQISLHITVCMMNLNSCLDPFIYFFACKGYKKKVLRLLKQQVSMSFSSVVRTSPEGSSKDVFGNDKIQMSSRGTQRERSSVLLSD, encoded by the coding sequence ATGAAGATGGTAGCAGCTACAAACTCAACTCACAATGACTCTGACATTTGTACCAATCTGTACGACCATCGTAGTTGGGCACAGTATTTCCTGCCGGCACTATATTCTTTGATTTGCATTGTGGGACTGCTGGGCAATTTGTTGGCTTTGCATGTCATTTGgcctaatttaaaaaaaatcaactccACAACACTGTACTCAGCCAACCTGGTGATGTCAGACATCTTGTTTTCGTTCGCTCTGCCCTTGCGTGTGGCTTACTATGCTATGGGATTTCACTGGCCAATGGGGGAGGGTTTATGCAAGGCTGTGGCACTGCTGTTCTACATCAACATGTACGCCGGCGTCAACTTCATGACTTGTTTGAGCGTGGACCGTTTCATTGCAGTGGTGCTGCCGCTGCGCTTCTCCCGCTTCCGGAAGGTTCAGAAGGTGAAGTACATCTGTGTGGCCGTATGGGTCGTGGTGTTGATGCAGACGCTGCCTTTGCTGTCAATGCCCATGACGAACAACGAGCAAAGTGGTTTCATAACATGTATGGAGTATCCCAACTTCGAGAAAATCGACAACCTGCCCGTCATGCTCATCGGTGCCGTGTTGCTCGGCTTCGGCCTCCCTGTGATCACCATCCTGGTGTGTTATTCGGCACTGTGCTCCAAGCTTCGCCTCCTGGCCAGGTCCAATAAACTGACAGAGAAGTCGGGTCGCAGTCGCAAGGCCATCGGCGTGATTTGCACAGTCATTCTCGTGTTCGTGGTGTGCTACAGTCCATATCACATCGACCTCCTGCAGTACATGATCAGAAAGCTGCGGTACAAGCCAGACTGCTCAGAACTGCACGACTTTCAGATCTCCCTTCACATCACCGTCTGCATGATGAATCTCAATTCATGCCTCGACCCTTTCATCTACTTCTTCGCCTGCAAAGGATACAAGAAGAAGGTACTCAGACTGCTCAAACAGCAAGTCAGCATGTCCTTCTCAAGCGTGGTCAGGACCTCTCCTGAAGGCTCCTCCAAAGACGTGTTTGGCAACGACAAAATCCAAATGAGCTCCAGAGGCACTCAGAGAGAGAGGAGCAGTGTGCTATTGAGCGACTAA
- the gpr183a gene encoding G-protein coupled receptor 183-A isoform X1 — MPVAEKDANVLHFLSETTPCNLIQTLIVFSQFCSNLCVFPFSDFITDPMKMVAATNSTHNDSDICTNLYDHRSWAQYFLPALYSLICIVGLLGNLLALHVIWPNLKKINSTTLYSANLVMSDILFSFALPLRVAYYAMGFHWPMGEGLCKAVALLFYINMYAGVNFMTCLSVDRFIAVVLPLRFSRFRKVQKVKYICVAVWVVVLMQTLPLLSMPMTNNEQSGFITCMEYPNFEKIDNLPVMLIGAVLLGFGLPVITILVCYSALCSKLRLLARSNKLTEKSGRSRKAIGVICTVILVFVVCYSPYHIDLLQYMIRKLRYKPDCSELHDFQISLHITVCMMNLNSCLDPFIYFFACKGYKKKVLRLLKQQVSMSFSSVVRTSPEGSSKDVFGNDKIQMSSRGTQRERSSVLLSD; from the coding sequence ATGCCCGTTGCAGAAAAGGACGCAAATGTGTTGCACTTCCTTAGTGAAACAACACCATGCAACCTGATACAAACATTGATTGTGTTCTCTCAGTTCTGTAGTAATCTGTGTGTTTTCCCTTTTTCAGATTTTATAACTGACCCTATGAAGATGGTAGCAGCTACAAACTCAACTCACAATGACTCTGACATTTGTACCAATCTGTACGACCATCGTAGTTGGGCACAGTATTTCCTGCCGGCACTATATTCTTTGATTTGCATTGTGGGACTGCTGGGCAATTTGTTGGCTTTGCATGTCATTTGgcctaatttaaaaaaaatcaactccACAACACTGTACTCAGCCAACCTGGTGATGTCAGACATCTTGTTTTCGTTCGCTCTGCCCTTGCGTGTGGCTTACTATGCTATGGGATTTCACTGGCCAATGGGGGAGGGTTTATGCAAGGCTGTGGCACTGCTGTTCTACATCAACATGTACGCCGGCGTCAACTTCATGACTTGTTTGAGCGTGGACCGTTTCATTGCAGTGGTGCTGCCGCTGCGCTTCTCCCGCTTCCGGAAGGTTCAGAAGGTGAAGTACATCTGTGTGGCCGTATGGGTCGTGGTGTTGATGCAGACGCTGCCTTTGCTGTCAATGCCCATGACGAACAACGAGCAAAGTGGTTTCATAACATGTATGGAGTATCCCAACTTCGAGAAAATCGACAACCTGCCCGTCATGCTCATCGGTGCCGTGTTGCTCGGCTTCGGCCTCCCTGTGATCACCATCCTGGTGTGTTATTCGGCACTGTGCTCCAAGCTTCGCCTCCTGGCCAGGTCCAATAAACTGACAGAGAAGTCGGGTCGCAGTCGCAAGGCCATCGGCGTGATTTGCACAGTCATTCTCGTGTTCGTGGTGTGCTACAGTCCATATCACATCGACCTCCTGCAGTACATGATCAGAAAGCTGCGGTACAAGCCAGACTGCTCAGAACTGCACGACTTTCAGATCTCCCTTCACATCACCGTCTGCATGATGAATCTCAATTCATGCCTCGACCCTTTCATCTACTTCTTCGCCTGCAAAGGATACAAGAAGAAGGTACTCAGACTGCTCAAACAGCAAGTCAGCATGTCCTTCTCAAGCGTGGTCAGGACCTCTCCTGAAGGCTCCTCCAAAGACGTGTTTGGCAACGACAAAATCCAAATGAGCTCCAGAGGCACTCAGAGAGAGAGGAGCAGTGTGCTATTGAGCGACTAA
- the si:ch211-184m13.4 gene encoding G-protein coupled receptor 183 encodes MPMNNSNTNQTCDVFIYKESARILFPIFYCLVFVISVAGNSLVLWITCQKKQKMNSTTIYLINLAISDTLFTLALPGRITYYIRGFDWPFGDLLCRLTAMIFYCNTYASIAFMTCISVDRYLAMLHRQRCQRLRKTKVVRGICALVWVVVLLETSPLLFKSTMETRSSHKTCMEFSNFDGHKMAYGLLLACVIGFCMPLGLILFCYSRVSCKLYKTAKENPVTNKSGSNSRAKNMILLILLSFVLCFSPYHVNIIQFAVRRLYHEPSCEEFKTLKMSLQVTVAMMNFNSCLDPLIYFFAIKTYKQRVMSLFKSYISISASSKSMQENSSSNT; translated from the coding sequence ATGCCAATGAATAACAGCAACACAAACCAGACTTGCGATGTTTTCATCTATAAGGAGTCTGCTAGGATCCTCTTCCCCATTTTCTACTGCCTGGTTTTTGTCATCAGCGTGGCAGGTAACAGCCTTGTCCTCTGGATCACCTGTCAGAAAAAGCAGAAGATGAACTCCACCACGATATATCTGATCAACCTGGCCATCTCCGACACCCTCTTCACCTTGGCTCTTCCAGGCAGGATCACCTACTACATCCGAGGCTTCGACTGGCCTTTTGGAGATTTGTTGTGCCGGCTGACTGCCATGATCTTCTACTGCAATACCTATGCTAGCATCGCCTTCATGACCTGCATCAGTGTGGATCGCTACTTGGCCATGCTGCACCGTCAGCGGTGTCAAAGACTGAGAAAAACCAAGGTCGTGCGAGGTATCTGTGCTCTGGTATGGGTGGTGGTTCTCCTTGAGACATCCCCACTGCTCTTCAAGAGCACTATGGAAACAAGATCCAGTCATAAAACATGCATGGAGTTCTCCAATTTTGATGGCCACAAGATGGCATACGGTCTTCTGCTTGCCTGCGTCATTGGGTTTTGCATGCCACTGGGACTCATCCTGTTCTGTTACAGCCGGGTCAGCTGCAAGCTCTACAAGACGGCCAAGGAAAACCCGGTGACCAACAAGTCTGGAAGCAACAGCAGGGCCAAAAATATGATTCTGCTCATTCTGCTGAGCTTTGTGTTGTGTTTCAGCCCTTACCATGTCAACATCATACAGTTTGCAGTGAGAAGGCTGTACCATGAGCCCTCTTGTGAGGAGTTCAAGACTTTAAAAATGTCCCTGCAGGTAACCGTTGCTATGATGAACTTTAACAGCTGCCTCGACCCTCTTATTTACTTTTTTGCCATCAAAACATACAAGCAGAGAGTGATGAGTCTTTTTAAGAGCTACATTTCCATTTCGGCATCTTCCAAGAGCATGCAGGAGAACAGCAGCAGTAACACGTAA